In the Capra hircus breed San Clemente unplaced genomic scaffold, ASM170441v1, whole genome shotgun sequence genome, one interval contains:
- the LOC108634972 gene encoding LOW QUALITY PROTEIN: beta-hexosaminidase subunit beta-like (The sequence of the model RefSeq protein was modified relative to this genomic sequence to represent the inferred CDS: substituted 1 base at 1 genomic stop codon), translating into MELQKLEVSVIMDPECDSFPSITSDESYNLLVQEPVAKLTANRVWGVLRGLETFSQLIYQHSSGTFTANESNIVDSPRFPHRGILIDTSRHFLPIKTILKTLDAMAFNKFNVLHWHIVDDQSFPYQSITFPELSNKGSYSLSHVYTPNDVRTVIEYARFRGIRVLPEFDSPGHTASWGKGQKDVLTPCYHSREPSGTFGPINPILNSTYSFLSKLFKEISTVFPDKFIHLGGDEVDFHCWKSNPAVLHFMRNKGFGKKIXELQQSFYMQK; encoded by the exons ATAATTTGCTTGTGCAAGAACCAGTGGCTAAGCTCACTGCCAACAGAGTTTGGGGAGTGTTACGAG gTTTAGAGACCTTTAGCCAGTTGATTTATCAACATTCTTCTGGGACT ttCACTGCCAATGAATCCAACATTGTAGATTCTCCCAGGTTTCCTCATAGAGGAATTTTAATCGATACATCTAGGCACTTTCTGCCCATTAAGACTATTTTGAAAACTCTG GATGCCATGGCTTTTAATAAGTTTAATGTTCTCCACTGGCACATAGTGGATGACCAGTCTTTCCCTTATCAGAGCATCACTTTTCCTGAATTAAGCAATAAA GGAAGCTATTCTTTGTCTCATGTTTATACACCAAACGATGTCCGTACAGTGATTGAATATGCCCGATTCCGAGGGATTCGCGTCCTGCCAGAATTTGACAGCCCTGGACATACGGCATCTTGGGGAAAAG GCCAGAAAGATGTCCTGACTCCATGTTATCACTCGAGAGAGCCATCTGGGACTTTCGGACCTATAAACCCTATATTGAATTCAACTTACAGCTTCCTGTCTaaacttttcaaagaaattaGTACAGTGTTTCCAGATAAATTCATTCATCTGGGAGGAGATGAAGTAGATTTTCATTGTTG GAAGTCCAATCCAGCAGTCCTGCATTTCATGAGgaacaaaggctttggcaaaaaAATTTGAGAACTACAACAATCTTTCTATATGCAGAAGTAA